A genomic stretch from Astatotilapia calliptera chromosome 4, fAstCal1.2, whole genome shotgun sequence includes:
- the fam83ga gene encoding protein FAM83G isoform X6 — MALSQLQCLDDNHVNPRTHESKPEFFYCEDQRLALEALLQDGREAFFKYLEARGLRGFLSDPELEALTGAVEPYDPGLELFSGDAEDVQTPLSLHYWPELSDTSIPQMDLGWPDSDAYRGVTRTTVYTQPPLDGHAHIKEVVRKMIAQAQKVIAVVMDVFTDVDIFRDLLDAGFKRRVSVYILLERATLPHFLAMCRRANMHAGHLKHLRVRCSEGAEFYTRSCTKVRGRMGHRFMFVDGDKAVSGSYSFTWMASRLDRNLITVVTGQAVDGFDRLFRFLYLSSSSVDLRQTITEPEPEPEPLPQPAPVIPPSAEIARKLYSPKYALVALTNPGPTTSVNQESPKEPQNPENSKKKRRGKASEESTKESPPLHPGLINLEKACLIAYLPTWPEPDPPSDVIGFINVRDAKKPTQVHLQRSEMFETSQAIRFSSPFSSTKESKEEVAKPTQATPKQEEVNALQPAQAKSMVDDAVEKAQQAQLSDVTHNKEASEQKSPASEEKSDLQSDAANCVSPKNKFDLSTTTNQEAGLDTPLGAQALPQSSSEAPASDEGKISHAEQPVSSNSHAESGSLPELNTEKKAELTSRLSTQSSAVHRTHTPTPNGAHTPQIPDSPELNTEQGTKEKTPPPQADSQTRAVHKQPQISTEVASSIQTPTVHSNISTSLVSATQSKNNHIPITTVHSSTSSSASVPSTSSSALPLTSSVTTPNPPLPASSSLTPAPPIPKPRTIQIVMSDSSTSNGQKLPEIRLVRRPEASTGPLVAHSAFDVAAVEQTSLVKECQTVPELQDDSTSKAGAQKDTENTGNPEETSKQESKETSVEADEQDDDGAASQTVAGSELHKSDALINDAPKAAALKIQEIIPKDVDLETSEDCRIIGKMDARCVATAQADTASPERTLTGSESGDVSDRKGHGSDGGSEFFDSASVLDLMSATS; from the exons ATGGCTCTATCCCAGCTTCAGTGCCTGGATGATAACCACGTGAACCCGCGGACGCACGAGTCCAAGCCCGAGTTCTTCTACTGTGAGGACCAGCGGCTCGCGCTGGAGGCTCTCCTGCAGGATGGTCGCGAGGCGTTCTTTAAATACCTGGAGGCTCGCGGCCTCCGGGGTTTCCTCTCAGACCCGGAGCTGGAAGCTCTCACCGGCGCCGTCGAACCCTATGACCCGGGCTTGGAGCTGTTCTCGGGGGATGCCGAAGACGTGCAGACCCCGCTGTCGCTTCACTACTGGCCAGAGCTGTCGGACACGTCCATCCCGCAGATGGACCTGGGCTGGCCCGACAGCGATGCGTACCGGGGGGTGACGCGCACTACGGTGTACACGCAGCCGCCGCTGGATGGTCACGCTCACATCAAAGAGGTTGTCAGAAAAATGATCGCACAGGCGCAAAAG GTAATCGCAGTGGTGATGGACGTCTTCACTGATGTCGACATCTTCAGAGATTTGCTTGATGCTGGTTTCAAAAGGAGAGTTTCTGTTTACATCCTGCTGGAACGTGCAACGCTACCTCATTTCTTGGCCATGTGTCGGAGGGCCAACATGCACGCCGGACACCTCAAG cacCTTCGTGTCCGCTGCTCAGAAGGAGCGGAGTTCTACACGAGGTCCTGCACCAAGGTCAGAGGGCGAATGGGTCACAGATTCATGTTCGTTGATGGAGACAAAGCTGTGTCTGGGTCGTACAG cTTCACTTGGATGGCCTCACGTCTGGATAGGAATCTCATCACCGTGGTTACAGGCCAGGCTGTGGATGGCTTCGACCGACTGTTTCGCTTCCTCTATCTGTCCTCCAGTTCTGTTGACCTCCGGCAGACCATCACAGAGCCTGAACCTGAGCCGGAACCCCTCCCACAGCCCGCCCCTGTCATACCCCCTTCTGCTGAGATTGCGAGGAAGTTGTACAGCCCAAAATATGCCCTGGTTGCTTTGACCAACCCCGGCCCCACCACCTCTGTTAACCAAGAAAGCCCCAAAGAACCCCAAAATCCAGAGAACTCCAAGAAGAAGAGGCGAGGCAAGGCTAGTGAAGAATCGACAAAAGAatctcctcctctccatcctggATTAATAAATCTAGAAAAAGCATGCTTAATCGCATACCTGCCCACATGGCCAGAACCTGACCCCCCCAGTGATGTCATAGGGTTCATTAATGTTCGGGATGCCAAAAAACCAACTCAAGTCCACTTGCAGCGTTCAGAGATGTTTGAAACCAGCCAGGCGATCAGGTTTAGCAGTCCGTTCAGCAGCACAAAGGAATCCAAGGAAGAAGTCGCCAAGCCCACACAGGCGACTCCTAAACAAGAGGAGGTGAATGCACTCCAACCAGCACAGGCTAAATCCATGGTTGATGATGCTGTAGAAAAAGCACAGCAAGCACAACTCAGTGATGTCACACATAACAAAGAGGCATCTGAACAGAAATCACCTGCATCTGAGGAAAAGTCTGACCTGCAGTCAGACGCCGCTAATTGTGTCAGCCCCAAGAataaatttgatttaagcaCAACCACTAACCAAGAGGCAGGCCTTGATACTCCCCTCGGTGCACAAGCACTTCCCCAATCCAGCAGCGAAGCACCCGCTTCTGACGAGGGGAAGATTTCCCACGCAGAACAACCCGTCTCATCAAACAGTCACGCTGAGTCAGGCTCGCTCCcagaattaaacacagaaaagaaagcAGAACTTACAAGTAGATTGAGCACACAAAGTTCTGCTGTGCACAGGACACACACCCCAACACCAAACGGTGCACACACCCCTCAGATTCCCGACTCCCCAGAATTAAACACAGAACAAGGTACGAAAGAAAAGACCCCACCACCACAGGCGGATTCACAAACACGAGCTGTTCACAAGCAACCGCAAATCTCTACTGAAGTGGCTTCTAGCATCCAGACTCCAACTGTCCACAGCAACATTTCCACCTCCCTGGTTTCTGCCACACAGTCTAAAAATAACCACATTCCTATTACTACAGTGCACTCAAGCACATCTTCTAGCGCTTCTGTTCCCTCCACCAGCTCCTCTGCCCTTCCTCTTACTTCTTCCGTTACAACACCAAATCCACCCCTCCCTGCATCCTCTTCTTTGACCCCAGCTCCCCCTATCCCTAAACCTCGTACCATACAGATAGTTATGAGTGACAGCAGCACCAGCAATGGGCAGAAACTGCCGGAGATCCGTCTTGTTAGGAGGCCCGAGGCCAGCACAGGGCCCCTCGTGGCCCACAGTGCGTTTGATGTGGCAGCTGTTGAGCAGACATCTCTGGTAAAAGAGTGTCAAACTGTCCCTGAGCTGCAGGACGACAGTACCAGTAAGGCAGGGGCACAAAAAGacacagagaacacagggaaTCCTGAAGAAACTTCAAAGCAAGAATCTAAAGAGACAAGTGTGGAAGCAGATGAGCAAGACGATGACGGAGCAGCATCCCAGACGGTCGCTGGAAGCGAGCTGCACAAGTCAGACGCTTTGATTAATGATGCACCAAAGGCAGCCGCATTGAAAATTCAAGAAATCATTCCAAAAGATGTTGACCTCGAAACTTCCGAAGATTGCAGGATTATTGGGAAGATGGACGCACGCTGTGTAGCAACAGCGCAGGCAGATACAGCGAGCCCTGAAAGGACTCTGACAGGCTCTGAATCTGGTGACGTGTCAGACAGAAAAG GACATGGATCAGATGGAGGCTCTGAATTCTTCGACAGCGCCAGTGTTCTCGACCTCATGTCTGCGACCTCATAA
- the fam83ga gene encoding protein FAM83G isoform X5, with translation MALSQLQCLDDNHVNPRTHESKPEFFYCEDQRLALEALLQDGREAFFKYLEARGLRGFLSDPELEALTGAVEPYDPGLELFSGDAEDVQTPLSLHYWPELSDTSIPQMDLGWPDSDAYRGVTRTTVYTQPPLDGHAHIKEVVRKMIAQAQKVIAVVMDVFTDVDIFRDLLDAGFKRRVSVYILLERATLPHFLAMCRRANMHAGHLKHLRVRCSEGAEFYTRSCTKVRGRMGHRFMFVDGDKAVSGSYSFTWMASRLDRNLITVVTGQAVDGFDRLFRFLYLSSSSVDLRQTITEPEPEPEPLPQPAPVIPPSAEIARKLYSPKYALVALTNPGPTTSVNQESPKEPQNPENSKKKRRGKASEESTKESPPLHPGLINLEKACLIAYLPTWPEPDPPSDVIGFINVRDAKKPTQVHLQRSEMFETSQAIRFSSPFSSTKESKEEVAKPTQATPKQEEVNALQPAQAKSMVDDAVEKAQQAQLSDVTHNKEASEQKSPASEEKSDLQSDAANCVSPKNKFDLSTTTNQEAGLDTPLGAQALPQSSSEAPASDEGKISHAEQPVSSNSHAESGSLPELNTEKKAELTSRLSTQSSAVHRTHTPTPNGAHTPQIPDSPELNTEQGTKEKTPPPQADSQTRAVHKQPQISTEVASSIQTPTVHSNISTSLVSATQSKNNHIPITTVHSSTSSSASVPSTSSSALPLTSSVTTPNPPLPASSSLTPAPPIPKPRTIQIVMSDSSTSNGQKLPEIRLVRRPEASTGPLVAHSAFDVAAVEQTSLVKECQTVPELQDDSTSKAGAQKDTENTGNPEETSKQESKETSVEADEQDDDGAASQTVAGSELHKSDALINDAPKAAALKIQEIIPKDVDLETSEDCRIIGKMDARCVATAQADTASPERTLTGSESGDVSDRKGENVTQCRTFLARVHEPQRISFSKPQDMDQMEALNSSTAPVFSTSCLRPHNGDGAHTSATDTHSQQEHH, from the exons ATGGCTCTATCCCAGCTTCAGTGCCTGGATGATAACCACGTGAACCCGCGGACGCACGAGTCCAAGCCCGAGTTCTTCTACTGTGAGGACCAGCGGCTCGCGCTGGAGGCTCTCCTGCAGGATGGTCGCGAGGCGTTCTTTAAATACCTGGAGGCTCGCGGCCTCCGGGGTTTCCTCTCAGACCCGGAGCTGGAAGCTCTCACCGGCGCCGTCGAACCCTATGACCCGGGCTTGGAGCTGTTCTCGGGGGATGCCGAAGACGTGCAGACCCCGCTGTCGCTTCACTACTGGCCAGAGCTGTCGGACACGTCCATCCCGCAGATGGACCTGGGCTGGCCCGACAGCGATGCGTACCGGGGGGTGACGCGCACTACGGTGTACACGCAGCCGCCGCTGGATGGTCACGCTCACATCAAAGAGGTTGTCAGAAAAATGATCGCACAGGCGCAAAAG GTAATCGCAGTGGTGATGGACGTCTTCACTGATGTCGACATCTTCAGAGATTTGCTTGATGCTGGTTTCAAAAGGAGAGTTTCTGTTTACATCCTGCTGGAACGTGCAACGCTACCTCATTTCTTGGCCATGTGTCGGAGGGCCAACATGCACGCCGGACACCTCAAG cacCTTCGTGTCCGCTGCTCAGAAGGAGCGGAGTTCTACACGAGGTCCTGCACCAAGGTCAGAGGGCGAATGGGTCACAGATTCATGTTCGTTGATGGAGACAAAGCTGTGTCTGGGTCGTACAG cTTCACTTGGATGGCCTCACGTCTGGATAGGAATCTCATCACCGTGGTTACAGGCCAGGCTGTGGATGGCTTCGACCGACTGTTTCGCTTCCTCTATCTGTCCTCCAGTTCTGTTGACCTCCGGCAGACCATCACAGAGCCTGAACCTGAGCCGGAACCCCTCCCACAGCCCGCCCCTGTCATACCCCCTTCTGCTGAGATTGCGAGGAAGTTGTACAGCCCAAAATATGCCCTGGTTGCTTTGACCAACCCCGGCCCCACCACCTCTGTTAACCAAGAAAGCCCCAAAGAACCCCAAAATCCAGAGAACTCCAAGAAGAAGAGGCGAGGCAAGGCTAGTGAAGAATCGACAAAAGAatctcctcctctccatcctggATTAATAAATCTAGAAAAAGCATGCTTAATCGCATACCTGCCCACATGGCCAGAACCTGACCCCCCCAGTGATGTCATAGGGTTCATTAATGTTCGGGATGCCAAAAAACCAACTCAAGTCCACTTGCAGCGTTCAGAGATGTTTGAAACCAGCCAGGCGATCAGGTTTAGCAGTCCGTTCAGCAGCACAAAGGAATCCAAGGAAGAAGTCGCCAAGCCCACACAGGCGACTCCTAAACAAGAGGAGGTGAATGCACTCCAACCAGCACAGGCTAAATCCATGGTTGATGATGCTGTAGAAAAAGCACAGCAAGCACAACTCAGTGATGTCACACATAACAAAGAGGCATCTGAACAGAAATCACCTGCATCTGAGGAAAAGTCTGACCTGCAGTCAGACGCCGCTAATTGTGTCAGCCCCAAGAataaatttgatttaagcaCAACCACTAACCAAGAGGCAGGCCTTGATACTCCCCTCGGTGCACAAGCACTTCCCCAATCCAGCAGCGAAGCACCCGCTTCTGACGAGGGGAAGATTTCCCACGCAGAACAACCCGTCTCATCAAACAGTCACGCTGAGTCAGGCTCGCTCCcagaattaaacacagaaaagaaagcAGAACTTACAAGTAGATTGAGCACACAAAGTTCTGCTGTGCACAGGACACACACCCCAACACCAAACGGTGCACACACCCCTCAGATTCCCGACTCCCCAGAATTAAACACAGAACAAGGTACGAAAGAAAAGACCCCACCACCACAGGCGGATTCACAAACACGAGCTGTTCACAAGCAACCGCAAATCTCTACTGAAGTGGCTTCTAGCATCCAGACTCCAACTGTCCACAGCAACATTTCCACCTCCCTGGTTTCTGCCACACAGTCTAAAAATAACCACATTCCTATTACTACAGTGCACTCAAGCACATCTTCTAGCGCTTCTGTTCCCTCCACCAGCTCCTCTGCCCTTCCTCTTACTTCTTCCGTTACAACACCAAATCCACCCCTCCCTGCATCCTCTTCTTTGACCCCAGCTCCCCCTATCCCTAAACCTCGTACCATACAGATAGTTATGAGTGACAGCAGCACCAGCAATGGGCAGAAACTGCCGGAGATCCGTCTTGTTAGGAGGCCCGAGGCCAGCACAGGGCCCCTCGTGGCCCACAGTGCGTTTGATGTGGCAGCTGTTGAGCAGACATCTCTGGTAAAAGAGTGTCAAACTGTCCCTGAGCTGCAGGACGACAGTACCAGTAAGGCAGGGGCACAAAAAGacacagagaacacagggaaTCCTGAAGAAACTTCAAAGCAAGAATCTAAAGAGACAAGTGTGGAAGCAGATGAGCAAGACGATGACGGAGCAGCATCCCAGACGGTCGCTGGAAGCGAGCTGCACAAGTCAGACGCTTTGATTAATGATGCACCAAAGGCAGCCGCATTGAAAATTCAAGAAATCATTCCAAAAGATGTTGACCTCGAAACTTCCGAAGATTGCAGGATTATTGGGAAGATGGACGCACGCTGTGTAGCAACAGCGCAGGCAGATACAGCGAGCCCTGAAAGGACTCTGACAGGCTCTGAATCTGGTGACGTGTCAGACAGAAAAGGTGAAAATGTGACACAGTGCAGAACATTTCTCGCAAGAGTACATGAACCCCAAAGGATATCATTTTCTAAACCACAGGACATGGATCAGATGGAGGCTCTGAATTCTTCGACAGCGCCAGTGTTCTCGACCTCATGTCTGCGACCTCATAACGGCGATGGCGCACACACATCTGCTACAGACACCCACAGCCAGCAAG AGCATCACTAA
- the fam83ga gene encoding protein FAM83G isoform X2, which translates to MALSQLQCLDDNHVNPRTHESKPEFFYCEDQRLALEALLQDGREAFFKYLEARGLRGFLSDPELEALTGAVEPYDPGLELFSGDAEDVQTPLSLHYWPELSDTSIPQMDLGWPDSDAYRGVTRTTVYTQPPLDGHAHIKEVVRKMIAQAQKVIAVVMDVFTDVDIFRDLLDAGFKRRVSVYILLERATLPHFLAMCRRANMHAGHLKHLRVRCSEGAEFYTRSCTKVRGRMGHRFMFVDGDKAVSGSYSFTWMASRLDRNLITVVTGQAVDGFDRLFRFLYLSSSSVDLRQTITEPEPEPEPLPQPAPVIPPSAEIARKLYSPKYALVALTNPGPTTSVNQESPKEPQNPENSKKKRRGKASEESTKESPPLHPGLINLEKACLIAYLPTWPEPDPPSDVIGFINVRDAKKPTQVHLQRSEMFETSQAIRFSSPFSSTKESKEEVAKPTQATPKQEEVNALQPAQAKSMVDDAVEKAQQAQLSDVTHNKEASEQKSPASEEKSDLQSDAANCVSPKNKFDLSTTTNQEAGLDTPLGAQALPQSSSEAPASDEGKISHAEQPVSSNSHAESGSLPELNTEKKAELTSRLSTQSSAVHRTHTPTPNGAHTPQIPDSPELNTEQGTKEKTPPPQADSQTRAVHKQPQISTEVASSIQTPTVHSNISTSLVSATQSKNNHIPITTVHSSTSSSASVPSTSSSALPLTSSVTTPNPPLPASSSLTPAPPIPKPRTIQIVMSDSSTSNGQKLPEIRLVRRPEASTGPLVAHSAFDVAAVEQTSLVKECQTVPELQDDSTSKAGAQKDTENTGNPEETSKQESKETSVEADEQDDDGAASQTVAGSELHKSDALINDAPKAAALKIQEIIPKDVDLETSEDCRIIGKMDARCVATAQADTASPERTLTGSESGDVSDRKGENVTQCRTFLARVHEPQRISFSKPQDMDQMEALNSSTAPVFSTSCLRPHNGDGAHTSATDTHSQQGEQVRLTHVDNEVNMRNTANHNTHSTFQEQTSTGRVGTHTPEKALRLHLTETHLPDFRSQTPVHRSQSLKAHTPTPTPDGFSPRTPALDSLSPDIFDGYISSREDSTLSTTSEEYYECSDSLFNEPVFDHMASRDQGMIADHINFAHTNSLNSPATGTGPAHINYSSSDATLGTAHSETQTLTGAAKVPSSSLLGKKVETREVENKASEEEASEEDEHGRKLSVAETREEQESQGTEMRGSEDTNRIMVQIKRGKDSTETGGKDKEVQTPTRKVARSQSAADRLVDGGMTAGGSSKERSKPKRSSAGDIKSTEGGRPDREGRENASNQVEIRPRGTERRASPQSKRQTEGQKKSITKLKHSSTTMLCSLLKKDASCE; encoded by the exons ATGGCTCTATCCCAGCTTCAGTGCCTGGATGATAACCACGTGAACCCGCGGACGCACGAGTCCAAGCCCGAGTTCTTCTACTGTGAGGACCAGCGGCTCGCGCTGGAGGCTCTCCTGCAGGATGGTCGCGAGGCGTTCTTTAAATACCTGGAGGCTCGCGGCCTCCGGGGTTTCCTCTCAGACCCGGAGCTGGAAGCTCTCACCGGCGCCGTCGAACCCTATGACCCGGGCTTGGAGCTGTTCTCGGGGGATGCCGAAGACGTGCAGACCCCGCTGTCGCTTCACTACTGGCCAGAGCTGTCGGACACGTCCATCCCGCAGATGGACCTGGGCTGGCCCGACAGCGATGCGTACCGGGGGGTGACGCGCACTACGGTGTACACGCAGCCGCCGCTGGATGGTCACGCTCACATCAAAGAGGTTGTCAGAAAAATGATCGCACAGGCGCAAAAG GTAATCGCAGTGGTGATGGACGTCTTCACTGATGTCGACATCTTCAGAGATTTGCTTGATGCTGGTTTCAAAAGGAGAGTTTCTGTTTACATCCTGCTGGAACGTGCAACGCTACCTCATTTCTTGGCCATGTGTCGGAGGGCCAACATGCACGCCGGACACCTCAAG cacCTTCGTGTCCGCTGCTCAGAAGGAGCGGAGTTCTACACGAGGTCCTGCACCAAGGTCAGAGGGCGAATGGGTCACAGATTCATGTTCGTTGATGGAGACAAAGCTGTGTCTGGGTCGTACAG cTTCACTTGGATGGCCTCACGTCTGGATAGGAATCTCATCACCGTGGTTACAGGCCAGGCTGTGGATGGCTTCGACCGACTGTTTCGCTTCCTCTATCTGTCCTCCAGTTCTGTTGACCTCCGGCAGACCATCACAGAGCCTGAACCTGAGCCGGAACCCCTCCCACAGCCCGCCCCTGTCATACCCCCTTCTGCTGAGATTGCGAGGAAGTTGTACAGCCCAAAATATGCCCTGGTTGCTTTGACCAACCCCGGCCCCACCACCTCTGTTAACCAAGAAAGCCCCAAAGAACCCCAAAATCCAGAGAACTCCAAGAAGAAGAGGCGAGGCAAGGCTAGTGAAGAATCGACAAAAGAatctcctcctctccatcctggATTAATAAATCTAGAAAAAGCATGCTTAATCGCATACCTGCCCACATGGCCAGAACCTGACCCCCCCAGTGATGTCATAGGGTTCATTAATGTTCGGGATGCCAAAAAACCAACTCAAGTCCACTTGCAGCGTTCAGAGATGTTTGAAACCAGCCAGGCGATCAGGTTTAGCAGTCCGTTCAGCAGCACAAAGGAATCCAAGGAAGAAGTCGCCAAGCCCACACAGGCGACTCCTAAACAAGAGGAGGTGAATGCACTCCAACCAGCACAGGCTAAATCCATGGTTGATGATGCTGTAGAAAAAGCACAGCAAGCACAACTCAGTGATGTCACACATAACAAAGAGGCATCTGAACAGAAATCACCTGCATCTGAGGAAAAGTCTGACCTGCAGTCAGACGCCGCTAATTGTGTCAGCCCCAAGAataaatttgatttaagcaCAACCACTAACCAAGAGGCAGGCCTTGATACTCCCCTCGGTGCACAAGCACTTCCCCAATCCAGCAGCGAAGCACCCGCTTCTGACGAGGGGAAGATTTCCCACGCAGAACAACCCGTCTCATCAAACAGTCACGCTGAGTCAGGCTCGCTCCcagaattaaacacagaaaagaaagcAGAACTTACAAGTAGATTGAGCACACAAAGTTCTGCTGTGCACAGGACACACACCCCAACACCAAACGGTGCACACACCCCTCAGATTCCCGACTCCCCAGAATTAAACACAGAACAAGGTACGAAAGAAAAGACCCCACCACCACAGGCGGATTCACAAACACGAGCTGTTCACAAGCAACCGCAAATCTCTACTGAAGTGGCTTCTAGCATCCAGACTCCAACTGTCCACAGCAACATTTCCACCTCCCTGGTTTCTGCCACACAGTCTAAAAATAACCACATTCCTATTACTACAGTGCACTCAAGCACATCTTCTAGCGCTTCTGTTCCCTCCACCAGCTCCTCTGCCCTTCCTCTTACTTCTTCCGTTACAACACCAAATCCACCCCTCCCTGCATCCTCTTCTTTGACCCCAGCTCCCCCTATCCCTAAACCTCGTACCATACAGATAGTTATGAGTGACAGCAGCACCAGCAATGGGCAGAAACTGCCGGAGATCCGTCTTGTTAGGAGGCCCGAGGCCAGCACAGGGCCCCTCGTGGCCCACAGTGCGTTTGATGTGGCAGCTGTTGAGCAGACATCTCTGGTAAAAGAGTGTCAAACTGTCCCTGAGCTGCAGGACGACAGTACCAGTAAGGCAGGGGCACAAAAAGacacagagaacacagggaaTCCTGAAGAAACTTCAAAGCAAGAATCTAAAGAGACAAGTGTGGAAGCAGATGAGCAAGACGATGACGGAGCAGCATCCCAGACGGTCGCTGGAAGCGAGCTGCACAAGTCAGACGCTTTGATTAATGATGCACCAAAGGCAGCCGCATTGAAAATTCAAGAAATCATTCCAAAAGATGTTGACCTCGAAACTTCCGAAGATTGCAGGATTATTGGGAAGATGGACGCACGCTGTGTAGCAACAGCGCAGGCAGATACAGCGAGCCCTGAAAGGACTCTGACAGGCTCTGAATCTGGTGACGTGTCAGACAGAAAAGGTGAAAATGTGACACAGTGCAGAACATTTCTCGCAAGAGTACATGAACCCCAAAGGATATCATTTTCTAAACCACAGGACATGGATCAGATGGAGGCTCTGAATTCTTCGACAGCGCCAGTGTTCTCGACCTCATGTCTGCGACCTCATAACGGCGATGGCGCACACACATCTGCTACAGACACCCACAGCCAGCAAGGTGAACAAGTAAGACTCACACATGTAGACAATGAGGTTAATATGCGAAATACTGCAAATCACAACACGCACAGCACCTTTCAAGAACAAACTTCTACAGGACGTGTTGGCACACACACGCCCGAAAAAGCCCTGCGTTTACACCTCACCGAAACACACCTGCCGGACTTCCGTTCGCAAACACCTGTGCACCGATCACAGTCGCTTAAAGCACACACTCCCACTCCCACTCCTGATGGATTTTCTCCACGCACGCCAGCCTTGGATTCTCTATCGCCagacatttttgatggttaTATCTCCTCACGAGAGGACTCCACTCTCTCCACCACCTCTGAAGAGTATTATGAATGTAGCGACTCGCTTTTTAATGAGCCTGTTTTTGACCACATGGCTTCTCGTGACCAGGGGATGATAGCGGATCACATTAATTTCGCACACACAAATAGTCTAAATTCTCCCGCCACTGGCACCGGTCCTGCACACATAAATTACAGCTCAAGTGATGCTACATTAGGTACGgcacacagtgaaacacagacTTTGACTGGGGCCGCTAAAGTCCCCAGTTCTTCTTTACTTGGAAAAAAAGTGGAAACTAGGGAGGTAGAGAACAAGGCAAGTGAAGAAGAAGCGAGTGAAGAGGACGAACATGGGAGGAAACTGAGTGTGGCCGAGACGAGGGAAGAGCAAGAATCCCAGGGGACAGAGATGAGAGGCAGTGAGGATACTAATAGAATAATGGTGCAAATTAAACGAGGCAAAGATTCAACTGAAACAGGAGGAAAAGACAAAGAGGTCCAAACGCCTACGAGAAAGGTGGCAAGGAGCCAGTCAGCTGCAGACAGACTGGTGGATGGAGGAATGACTGCAGGAGGGTCAAGTAAAGAGAGATCAAAGCCAAAGCGATCGTCCGCTGGTGACATTAAATCAACAGAGGGAGGGAGACCAGACAGAGAGGGGAGGGAGAACGCTTCAAACCAGGTGGAAATAAGACCCAGGGGTACAGAGAGGAGAGCGAGCCCCCAGTCAAAGAGGCAGACAGAGGGACAGAAG AAGAGCATCACTAAGTTGAAACACAGCAGCACAACCATGCTTTGTTCATTATTGAAGAAGGATGCCTCGTGCGAATAA